Part of the Eubacterium sp. 1001713B170207_170306_E7 genome, ACTCTAAACGAGAGAATCAAACAAAAGATATAGTTGAGTATGTAACCTGGGAATATGCTAAAGATAAGGGCTATTTTTGGGGACATTACTTTTGGGATGAACCTTATAAGGCCAGGAAGGATCTATATGATCGGGCAAGCGAAATAATTGAACGTTTAGACCTAAAACTTCATAAAAGTGATCAGATTGGAGAGTCATTAAATTCTGAAACGCAAAATCTATTATGCAATAAATATACTGACGAAGAGAGATAAATAATGACATAAAGACCCCTGGGGCCCTTGAACAATCAAGGCCCTTTTTTTATGTTTAAAAGGAGTTGATAATATGGATACTTACAACGAGGTTAAGCTATCTGGTGAAATTATCACAGATATTGAATTGCATACCTCAAATGCAGGAAAGAAGTTATGTAATTTTTCATTGGCATTGGAAAAAGAAGAAGAAAAAGGCCATTCATCCAATTTTGAAATGGTAGTGCCAATTTGTGCAATGGAGGAAACGGCAGAGGAGCTAATCGAGAAGGCCCAGAAAGGAAATCATTTGATTGTTACAAATGGCGAAATTAGTGTAGGGTCATATGTCACCGGAAAAGAAAAAAGGTTTGTGACGACGATATTAGTCCGAAATTTCAAGATACTGTATTAATTTTTTATTGAATCATGTATGAAAATAACGTATTAAGGAGCGACAGAGTAAATGAAAAACCATGCAAAGGAAAAAGCACGACTGGGAATATTATTTTTCGCATTAGGCACTTTTGCAATGCCCTGGGTTGTTACTTTTATTGATATTGTGATGTCTGGATCAGCAAGTAGTATCACATTATCCGATTTTTCTTATTTTGAAGCAATTCACAAGATTCTTTATAAAGAACCTTGCGGAATGCTTTTTTTACTGTCAGAAGGCTGTTTGTTGATGACTGTCATTATATGTGTTATCAAGATGGACACAGAGATTAGATCAGATATGTATCAAGTGACGGATCGTATATCAATCCCAATTCCTTCTGGGGAATTTCAGCAGGGGAGCGCCTGGTTTTTAAGTAAAAAGGATTATGGCAAGGCTTTTGGAGCGCATGAAATTGATCCCAGCAGTCGAATTATTCGTTTGTTGCTAAAAGAAGGTAAAAAAGATTTTGAAGAAATAGAAAAAGGTGTGATTCCAGACTTTGAAAAAATCAAAAAGATAGATGCTATACAGGAAATATTCGACGAAGCAGGGCTTGTTATCGGGAGGACACTTAAGGGCAAAAAAGAAGTTATCTATTCAATCGACCATGATTCTCACTTTCTAAGCTTAGGCGCAACGCGAAGTGGTAAAACACGCTGTATTGTCCTGCAATCCATAGGCTTGTTAGCTTTATCCGGTGAGTCGATGCTGATAACCGATGTGAAAGGAGAACTGGCAGACTACACGCGCCCTTATTTAGAACGTCTGGGTTATGAAGTATATGTTCTTGACTATAAAGAACCGGAAAAGAGCAACAAATATAACGTACTTCAATTTGTCATTGAGGCTGCAAGGGCCGGCGATTTTGATACTGCAGAAGAGCGTGCAGCGGATTTCGCGAAAATGCTGGTACCAGACAATGACAAGTCTGAACCAATCTGGCCAAACGGGGAGAGAGCGGTCATTGAAATGGCCATTCTGTCTGTGGTTTTGGAGAATATGGATCATCCCGAGTACCAGAATCTTTATAATGTCTACCGGTTTATTGCGGAAATGAACAATCAAGTCGTCATCAATAAAAACCGTATTTCTATCCTGGATCTTTTCATGGAAGACCTTAAAAGAAAGAATCCAAATCATAAAGCAGTCTTGGCTTATGCAACCATTCAGGCAGGAGCAGGATCACCAAAAACAGTGAGCTCTTTTCTTGTCTCGGCCATGACAACACTTAAAATATTCTCCACGGGGAAAATGAATGCCATGTCCAATACTTCGGATTTTTCCATGAGTGAGTTAGGCGACAAAAAGACCGCAGTTTTTATCATTTTACCAGATCAGAAGGATACCTATTATAAAATTGCGACTGCGGTAGTCGCTAATGCCTACGATGGATTGATCCGTAAAGCCGATCAGCAAGGGGGACGCTTAGAACGTCGTGTCCGATTCCTTTTAGATGAATTCGGCAATTTTGCAAAATTAAGCGCCTTCTCAAATATGGAAACTGCCGGTGGGTCAAGAGGCGTTCTTTTTGGTCTCTTTCTTCAGGACTTTGCACAAATCGACGAAAAGTACAGCCGGGAGACGTCTCGAATAGTTCGGTCTAACTGCGAAACGTGGGCATATCTGAGAAGTGATGATCCGGAAACGCTTAAGACGATTTCGGATAAGCTTGGGAATTATACCTGTACCGTCTATAATGCATCATCAAATGCTGGGAACAGAAGTTTTAGCCGCTCCAATTCTTCCAATAAAGTAACCAGAAATTTATTGACGACAAGTGAACTTCAGGAAATAAACCGACCGTATCTCTTGATTACAAGCCGCGAAAAACCGGCCGTTATGGAATCTCCTGACTTAAGTGAGTGGTATTTTAATACAATGTTTGGAATGGGCGACAAAGAACATAATATTAAACTCCGAAAATACCGCAATCAAGCTCGTAGGGTCATGGATATTTCTGGTGAACTCAATTCATGGGGAATATGGAATTCTTATAGGAATATTCAATTACTGAAAAGTATCAGCTATCTAGAAATGAGTGAACAAGATTTCGATCCCATAAAGTACCGGGTCGATGAAATCTATCGGACTGAATTGAATAAAGCTTACTTTCCGGTAAGTGATATTACGCCAGATGTAGATTAAATAATGGCGATGAAAGTTTATCCGGAGCCATTCTATCAAGTGCCAAATCGGCACTTTTTTTATTATCTGAAAAAAGGAGGTGAATAAATTGCTTAGCGAAAACATATTGGTGACAGGAACATCCCGTTTAGCCAATGACGCTCTGAATGCGTTGATGGGGCTTATCTTTGTCATTTGTGCATTAGTTTTTAGCTATTATATGGTTAGAAGATCACATTCAGATGAAATGGATCAGAAAAAATGGGAGAAAAGGGCCTATGTTTCTGTGGCAAGTTTAATTCTTGGAGAGCTAACGGTTGTTGTACTGAGATTAATACTGTCCTACTATAATATTATTATTCCATCATAATATTATTCCATTAAGGGTTAATAGCTCCAGGACACAGATTTCCTGGAGCTTGAAGGAAGGTGAAGAGTAACATTGGACTGGTTAGGAAAACTCATAACAAATCAATTTGTAAATTCGGGAGATGCCCAAAATTCAATTATACAAGTCTTTAAGGATCTGGCATCTGGTGTAGGACTTGTAAAAACCATAATGTACCCGGAAGTCTCACTGGGAGACTCAATCAATTCCTTGTTTGGAAATATATATGGATTGATTTTGGGCATTGCGGTTGCATTGATTGTACTTAAAGTAGTACATAAAGCCTATAAAACATATGGCCTTGGTGATGATGATCCGTCACAAGACCCAATTTTTCTATTGAAAAAAATGCTGCAGGCAGTTATCGTTGCGGTCGGTTTTAACAGCATCCTGTATTTTGTTTTATTCGGAATCGTAGCAGGAACTGTGAGCACTATCTCAGGTATGATTATGGGCAGTTTGGGTCAAGCCTTTCAGGATAGCTTTCTATCTGGCAATTGGACAGAAACTTTGTTTAATTTAGTCAAAAACATGGCAGATATTTTTTCAGCACCATTTACGTCGATATTACTGATTCTGTACATTATTTCGTGCATTATCATGTATTTTAAATTTATTATGCGTTCCTGTGAGTTAGTCTTTCTACGCATAGGTTTTCCAATCAGCTGCGTTGGCATAATTGACTCAGACTATGGTGTTTTCAAGCCCTACATTAAGAAGTTTTTCCAGGCAGCAATATCCATTATTATTCAAGTTGGATTGCTTCATTTATCATTAGGATTAATCCTGATGCCAATTGTCGATGCAAACACGACAATTACGATGACAAATACAATATGGGCTTGTTGCTGCTTATGGACAGCTTTTTCAGTACCGCATATTTTACAGGAATTCTTGTTATGGGGTGGTGGCGGAGCGTCTGGATTATCATCAACATTAAATACAGGAGCAAATGTTGTTCGAGCAATCAATATTTTTAAATAGAAGGTGATGGTTATTGGATCCAAATTATGAATTAGTTAAAAATAGTCAGTTGTTTTTTGGAAATGGTACTGTACAAGATGGGATTATGTATTTAACAGGGGCGCTCCTTATTTTATTTGACGCGATCATTTTAGTGCGAATTGTTTATCTATTTATTGAAAGATTACAAGGAGATGATAATGGACAAATTTGGAAACAGATTTGCAATTGTTTCAAAGCAGCAGTTATTACGAATGCTCTTGGAGGATTATCTATTATCAGTGAGATACTTCTGTATTATTACCACATAAACATTTGAGGTGACACATGGAAAATAAAATTGAAGATAGAAAGAAACTGTATATTCCGGCAAGAATTAAGGTAGAAAATGAACCACTTAAAGGCTTCAGCAGCCGATCACTAAAATGGTTTTTTGTCTCGGGCGTTATTGCTTCTATCGTCTGTTTAGTTGTCGGGTTGATAACAAAAGAGTTTTCATATGGGATATTATTATGGCTGTTTACCATCGGAGTTTTGGCTGTTGCTTTCCATGAAAATGAACTCAACATGAATATGGTTGATTATTTTATGGTTTTGTTCCGCTTTGCAGGCGAGCAGCAGAAGTTCGAGTATGTTTTTAATGATAATCTGGATGATTTGGAGGATAAACATGGCCGTCGAAAACAAAGCAAGTAAAAGAATCGATGAAATCTCAGCATTACTTGTCGGTGAGGTGATCCGGTATAAAGATAACCGAATCAAAGATATTGAAGCACTTGAAAATGCGATGCTGCAAAGCGAAAAAAAAGAAATAAAAAGCCATATGGATAACGACACTCAAGCAATGAAAGCACGCATTGAAGCGTTCTTATCTGAAAGCGAATCTCTTGTCGAAACCTATGGAATGGACGATACTTTTGAAAATCAGAACGAATTTCAGGAAAAGCCGGAACCAGAAAGGTCAGATTCAAACCCGAGACTTATTCAGTCCGCCAGTCAAAAAGAAAGACCTTATGCGATAACAACGAATGAAATGAGTATTTACAGCAGGCTTCGTAGAGAGGTTGATGAGGTACAGGAAAAAACAGCCTTTAAAGACCCAAAGGAACCAATGCGTTTTGAATTTGTCGTTATGGACACGATGGCCAACACGGATTATCTGGAAAAGGAAAGCGATTTACGCACTTTGAGTATGATGAACGCACCCAACACCAGTATCTCTGAAACAATTGAGAATGAAGGCTGGCCAGCAATTAACGCTGGCATGAATTTAAAGGCAGCCAACTATATTCCCGATAAGGATAAGGCAGCTTTATCATTGCAGTGGCTTAAGCTTGAAAAAATGCGATTGGAAACTAGAAAAGCTGAGGTGGCAAAAGCATTAACGTTAAATCCAGCGGTCACACCTGAGCGTTTATATCAATCAGATGCTGAACTGAAATTCCTTGGTGAAAATCATGATTTGTGGATGGATGACGCTGTTAACCGAAAAATCCAGGAAATTCATGAACGAAATGTCTTAATTCTTGAAAACAAAATATATTATGGTTCGAGAGAAGAAGAATCTGCGTATAAGCAGGCCCTTCGAGAACAGATCAAGGAGCGGTACCATGTAGGGAGGGATACCAATCTGACCCTTATGGCTGACAGGATATTGTCTCGTGACCATCATGATTATTGTGCGCTAACCCGTGAGGAAGCGATTCATTTTCAAAATGAAGAGCAGGCCATTTATGATTTTAATCAAAATACCAAAGTTTGGGAACAAGTAAATGCTGTCGAAAAGATTGCCGTGGCGCTTCCAAACCATGATTTTTATATAAACCGAAGTGACTTGTCCGCTTTTTTACAGCAGCAATTTGAAGAAGTGCTTTATAACAATCGTCAGGAAGAGCAGAGCTCGTATTCTGAGGAAATAACGGATTATCGGACTGAGATTGATCCAGATGTTGGGACACAGGAATCCATTAACGGACTTAGAAAGAAAAAGCAGCCGACCGCGGCCAGTGTTCAGGATGAGCTCGAAGAAGACGTTGAGTATGGCATTGGAGAAGTCGGAGATTCAAATCAGGAGGCCATTGAGGAATACATGGTCGAAGAAATTACAATTGAAGAAGGTTTTGAACGTTAATACGATTGGAGGATTAACATGTCAGTTGATACAGAATTAGGACGGGAAATAGCACAAATTATAAATGTTATTTTACAGGAAGTTATACAGATGCAAAAGGAGCGTCAGTATAATGAAGAACAAGTAAACAGAAGCAAAGTTGAATCTGAAAAAGCAAAACTTGTGGAAAAAATGAATGATGATACCCGGAAATCATTGAAAAAAATAGACAATTTGCTGAAGCAAAATGATGAACTGGTTTCTCAGTATGGAGCATCAATAGGCGATTATATTGACGAGGGGCTCGCAGAAGTTCTAAATAATGAAATGCAGGTCAGCAAGGAACTGGAAGGAGTGTATAATCGACCGCAGGAAAATTTATGGCCTGATAAAGACCAGCATACGGATATACTCACACTATCCAGACCAGCAATAAACGCTTATGTGGAAATTTGTAGAAATGCCGATAATAAGCTGGCTTTAGCAGATCAAGGAGCACGAAATACCAGACCTTTGGAATTGACATTATTAGATACCCTTGCGAATAAAGATTATCCCGAAAAAGCTGAGGATTTGGAAGATATTTCCTGGCATTGGATCGCAAATGAAGATATCACAAATACGATCAAGGAACGGGGACTTTTGTTGAATGCAGCACGCTATTCAGGAAGTTTAAGAATGAATCTTACAGCAGTTGAGAAAGGTATGGCC contains:
- a CDS encoding single-stranded DNA-binding protein; amino-acid sequence: MDTYNEVKLSGEIITDIELHTSNAGKKLCNFSLALEKEEEKGHSSNFEMVVPICAMEETAEELIEKAQKGNHLIVTNGEISVGSYVTGKEKRFVTTILVRNFKILY
- a CDS encoding VirD4-like conjugal transfer protein, CD1115 family, yielding MKNHAKEKARLGILFFALGTFAMPWVVTFIDIVMSGSASSITLSDFSYFEAIHKILYKEPCGMLFLLSEGCLLMTVIICVIKMDTEIRSDMYQVTDRISIPIPSGEFQQGSAWFLSKKDYGKAFGAHEIDPSSRIIRLLLKEGKKDFEEIEKGVIPDFEKIKKIDAIQEIFDEAGLVIGRTLKGKKEVIYSIDHDSHFLSLGATRSGKTRCIVLQSIGLLALSGESMLITDVKGELADYTRPYLERLGYEVYVLDYKEPEKSNKYNVLQFVIEAARAGDFDTAEERAADFAKMLVPDNDKSEPIWPNGERAVIEMAILSVVLENMDHPEYQNLYNVYRFIAEMNNQVVINKNRISILDLFMEDLKRKNPNHKAVLAYATIQAGAGSPKTVSSFLVSAMTTLKIFSTGKMNAMSNTSDFSMSELGDKKTAVFIILPDQKDTYYKIATAVVANAYDGLIRKADQQGGRLERRVRFLLDEFGNFAKLSAFSNMETAGGSRGVLFGLFLQDFAQIDEKYSRETSRIVRSNCETWAYLRSDDPETLKTISDKLGNYTCTVYNASSNAGNRSFSRSNSSNKVTRNLLTTSELQEINRPYLLITSREKPAVMESPDLSEWYFNTMFGMGDKEHNIKLRKYRNQARRVMDISGELNSWGIWNSYRNIQLLKSISYLEMSEQDFDPIKYRVDEIYRTELNKAYFPVSDITPDVD
- a CDS encoding conjugal transfer protein TrbL family protein, encoding MDWLGKLITNQFVNSGDAQNSIIQVFKDLASGVGLVKTIMYPEVSLGDSINSLFGNIYGLILGIAVALIVLKVVHKAYKTYGLGDDDPSQDPIFLLKKMLQAVIVAVGFNSILYFVLFGIVAGTVSTISGMIMGSLGQAFQDSFLSGNWTETLFNLVKNMADIFSAPFTSILLILYIISCIIMYFKFIMRSCELVFLRIGFPISCVGIIDSDYGVFKPYIKKFFQAAISIIIQVGLLHLSLGLILMPIVDANTTITMTNTIWACCCLWTAFSVPHILQEFLLWGGGGASGLSSTLNTGANVVRAINIFK